AATCTGCTCTATTTTAACAGATTTCAAAATAGCTTTGAATATTTTAATAATAGGGGGTAAAGACTCCCCTAATAGAGAGATTATCTCTATTATTTTTTTTAAATTTAATTTCTGACCCTTTTCTTCCGCTTTTTCCTCTTTTCTTATGTCTTTTCCAGTTTTATCCTTTTGAATTTCTCTTTGGATTAATTTAATCTTCATCCATATTATTTTTAAATATCCATCGAATTTGAAACCCTGGCTACTTAAATCAATACATATCTCAAATGGAACCACCAGAATACATGCAAAAATTAATATTATAATTAATATAATGGCGGTTGCAAGGATCAATTAGTTCACTCTCTAAAAATTAGAGATAAAAGAGAAATTATTATTCTGTCTCTTCTTTATTTTCCTCTTTAGTTAAGTCTTTGACAGTTTCCTTACTTTCTTTCATGAGATCAATTACTGCAGGTACTGCTTCAGAAATAGCACGGCTAATTGGATTTGGGGGTGTTAAATGCATTACTCTTACTCCTTCAGGACCTGTAACACCTTTAAATACTACTATCATGGCTATAGGCTCTATACCAGCACCTCCACCAGCACCACTGCCTTTACCTCCTCCCTGATTTGCCGGTCCGCTGCCCTCACCGCTCCCAGCACCAAATGCCATCCCAAATTTAGTAACAGGAATCAGAATTTTATCTTCGGTCTCTATTGTTTCGCCTATTACATTTTCTGTGGCTAAAACTTTT
This portion of the Methanobacterium sp. genome encodes:
- a CDS encoding spore germination protein GerW family protein is translated as MDVEPIKTTVEELLKVLATENVIGETIETEDKILIPVTKFGMAFGAGSGEGSGPANQGGGKGSGAGGGAGIEPIAMIVVFKGVTGPEGVRVMHLTPPNPISRAISEAVPAVIDLMKESKETVKDLTKEENKEETE